Genomic segment of Bacteroidota bacterium:
ATCTTTCAGTTTACTTACTTCAATATCTTTCAGCCATCCTTCATCGTAAGATTTTTTTGCGATATACTCTGCTCCCAGTTTATCATAGTCTTCCAAAAGCGGTTTCATTTTATTGAAAATAACTGATGCCTTTTCCAGTTTACCTTTTGTAGAGTTGAGTTCAGCTGTTAAAGTACTGTCGCCCGGTTTCGCTTCCAGTTTGTCAGTAGCTGTTGTTATATCATGTTCGTATTTATCAATCTTTAAAAATTTCTCCGTGGTCTCCATCATTTTATTATTCTCAAACCGGTCGAATAATAAGAAGGTAATGGTGGTAGCCACTGCGATGATCACAATACGTAACCAGATATTACGCATAACTGTAACGATGGTGATAAAAATTGAAATAGCCATACCGATCAAAGGAGCAAGAAAAATGAAGAGCACCGTTTTGATGATGACATCACTTTCTACCACTTTTGCCCATGAAATACCGATACCTTTTATGCTGATAGCATGTGCAATTGCAGCCCCTGCAAAACCACCGATCAAAGTATGAGAAGATGAAGAAGGAATTCCATACCACCATGTCAGCAGGTTCCACATGATCGCTGCAATTAATCCCGATAAAATTACCGGCAGTGTAATGAATTCTTTTGCTACGGTTTTACTGATCGTGTTGGCAACTGCGTGGTCCTGGAAAATCCAGTAAGCAACAACATTAAATATGGCAGCCCATAACACAGCCTGGAAAGGGGTTAACACTTTCGTGGAAACAACAGTGGCGATGGAGTTGGCGGCATCATGAAAGCCATTGATATAGTCGAAAATTAAAGCAAGTATGATGATGACGATAACAAGAGTCATAAGCTTGATTTGCGGATTAGCAGATTTGCGGATATGTTGATTTGGTTATCATGAAGATCTATTCGCAAACCCACATATTGATTCATTCGCACAATTTTATGCGTATTTAATAATGATGGATTCGATCACATTTGCGGCATCCTCACATTTATCAGTGGCAATTTCCATTACCTGGTAGATCTCTCTTTTCTTGATCACTTCTTTTGCATCAGGTTCAGTTTCAAAAAGCCGCTCAATACTCATATCAAACAGGTCATCGGCCTGGTTTTCCAAGCTATTTATTTTTACCAGCGATTCAGTTACTGCTTTCATGTTTTTCATGCCCCGTAATTCTATAACAGCTTTTCTTACTTCCGCGGCACTTATTTGAATTACTTCCGCCAGTTTTTGAATACCCATATCATTGGTATTCACTTTATAGAAATTCATTTTTTTGGCTGAGGCATAAATATAATCAGCAATGTCATCCAGTGATGTGGCGAGATAGTGAATATCTTCACGGTCAAACGGGGTAATAAAATTGCGGCCCAGTTCGGTAAAAATATTGTGGGTGAGATTATCATTTTCATGTTCAAGGTCTTCTATCTGGCTTAGGATCGCTATTTTTTTGTCACCATCGGATTCGGCTACAAGATCCCTCAGTTTATCGCTCATAATGGAAACATTTGCCGCTACTTTTTCGAATAAGTCATAAAATATCTTATTCTTAGGCATGAAGATCGAGAGAATAGAATTGAGGGCCATATATAATCTATTTAGTTGGTTGCGAAGATACCGGGAGCTCTTTGCCCCGGTTGCTGAAGATACAGAGTTAATAATAATTTAATATAGAAGTAATAATTAGATAATGACGAGGTAACACAGGTTTCATATACATACTGCTTACTTTGCTGCCAGATTAATGAATCATTAATTCAATATTATTTAATAATGAAGCTAATATTAAGAGGTTTTATCATTTCGGTTATTTGTCTTCAGTCGATGAGTTCCAGCGGTCAACGCTATCTAACTGATATTGATTCTTCCTTTTTTATTAAAGATACCGTCAGGCCACTGATAAGAAGGTTTGAAAATATAATCATAGCTGGGTATATGCAGCCGCAATTCCAGGTAGCGGAGTCTGAGGGAGCCCCCTCATTTGCGGGTGGTGCTTTTTCTCCTTATTCTAAAAGCCGGTTTATGTTACGAAGGGCTCGGCTAAGAGTTGATTACCTCCTGAAGTCAAAGGAGAATTTCCCGAAAGCGTTATTCGTTTTTCAGATCGATGCTACTGAAAGGGGAGTAATTGTAAGGGATATGTATATACGACTGTTTGAAACCAAAAAGAATAACTTTTCTGTCACTACCGGTTTATTTGCCCGGCCATTTGGATATGAGGTAAACCTGAGTTCTTCCGTACGGGAAACACCCGAAAGAGGACGTATGTCACAAATACTGATGCCGAGTGAAAGAGATCTTGGCGTTATGATCTCATTTGAACCCCTGGACAAAAAGCACAAACTAAAACACGTTAAGCTTGATGGAGGGTTTTTCAATGGACAGGGCGTGGCAGGCACTACTGATTTTGATAATTACAAAGATTTCATAAGCCGTCTTTATATAAAGCCTTATATAATTAAAAGAACTGAGTTGAGCGGTGGAATTTCCTTCTTAAGGGGGGGCTGGCAAAACGGAACAAAATATGTTTATCACAGCGGTACTGCAGTTAATGGCGATAAAATTTTTGTTATTGACTCGTCATCGTCAAACCTGGGAAAGTCTGCCCCACGTCATTATTATGGAGGCGATATGCAATTTAAAATTCATAATAAGTGGGGAGATACGGAATTTAGGGCAGAACATTGGTTTGGAACGCAACCCGGAACGAGTACCAGTACTGCCAACCCAGGCACTTTACCAAATAATAATGGAGTACCATTACCGACCTATGTCCGTCATTTTAATGGCTCATTCTTTTATTTTCTTCAAAATATAGTTAATGCAAAACATCAACTGCTTTTTAAATACGACTGGTACGACCCTAATATCAAAGTAAGTGGCGAGGAAATCGGTAAACCGGGAACCAATCTCACGGCTGCTGATATAAAGTTTTCTACGTTTGGTTTTGGCTATGCTCATTATTTCAGCACGCAAATCAAAGTGATACTTTATTATGATATTGTAAATAATGAAATTACACAGCTTGCTGGTTATACTACCGACCTGGAAGACAACATCTTCACTTGCCGCCTGCAGTTCCGGTTCTGAGTTAACAATTCGGTAATACTGGCTTCACTTTGGCATAACCTTGTGGCAATTCCTTTGCAGCATAATTAACAGATATGCTGAGAAGATGTTTCCCCCTATTGATGAGTTTTCTTTTGGTCTCTTTTCTTTCGGTTTCTCAAACAGTAAAACTTTCAGGTAAAGTATTCGGAGAAAAAAACAATCCTATTTCAGGTGTTTCGATAAAAATTGTTGGAACAAATACAGGAGTCTCAACGAATGTTGACGGCAGGTTTAGTATAAGTATTATAGTTGGAAAAAAATATGAACTGGAATTTTCGAGTGTTGAATATGAAACAAAAATTATTGAAGTAGAAGCCCAAAACGGGCAAGTAGATGAGTTGAATGTAGTATTAACGGTTAAAACAAAAAGTGAAGAAGGGGTCGTTGTTTCTACAAAAGCGATCAGTGCAAGAAAGGAAACTGTAAATGCTGCTATAACTTTTCAAAAAAATACAAATACTGTTGCATCAGTTGTTTCTGCTGAAACCATCCGCAGATCACCCGATAGAAATGCAGGCGATGTTGTAAAACGTACAGCGGGTGCAAGCATACAGGAGGGTAAATTCATTATTGTAAGAGGGTTGGCCGATCGCTACAACCAGGCCATGCTGAATGGTATATTGCTTAGTAGCACCGAGCCTGATAGAAAGACATTTTCATTCGACCTGATCCCGGCACAAATGATCGATCATATTATTATCAATAAAGCGTTTGTTCCGGAATATCCCGGTGAATGGGCAGGCGGATTGATACAGGTAAATACAAAAGATATTCCTTCAAAGAGTTTTTTGAATGTTCAGATCGGTACGGGCTTTAATACACAAACTACCGGCAAAGATTTTTACAAGGATAAAGGTGGCAAATGGGATTGGCTCGGTATTGAAGATGGAACCCGTGCATTACCGTCAAGTTATACAACTAAATCAAATTTTGATACTACAAGCGCTGCAGGAAAAACGGCAATCGGGAAACAAATGCGCAACGCATGGTCACCCACACAGGCTACAGCGCCATTGAATTTTTCATTCCAGGTGGCTGGAGGTTTTACAACTAAACTATTCAAAAAACCATTCGGCGGTACAATTGGTATTATATATAGTAAAACAAACAGGTATCTCAAACTGGTTAACAGGTCAAATTCATTATCCGGAAATGTGTTTAGTGTAAACTATAACATTGCCGATGACCGTTACCAGCAAGATGTTTCAGCGGGTGCACTGGCAAGCCTTACGTACCAGTTTAATTCAAAGAATAAGATCTCATTGAAATCGATCATCAATGTAAACACACCCAATGCAGTTACGAAAAGACAGGGAATAGAGTATACAAGAGATGAGGATGTGAAAGGAACTGAGTTGAGTTTTAAAGAAAATATTTTTTTTACAAGTCAGCTAACCGGGGAGCATATTCTTGCACAACCCCTAAAATTTAAATGGTACGGTGCATTTAATATTTTGGATGGATATATTCCTGACCAGCGTCGTATTGTATATTCAAAGTCAACCAATACACAAAATCCTTATCGCCTTATTCTTTCCAATACACTTTCGCAACAAAGCGGCAGCCGTATTTATCAAAACCTGAGCGATTATATCTATACAGCCGGAGGCGATCTTACCTATGCGATCAATAAGAAGCATACGGTCAAAGGTGGCTATATGCTGCAGATAAAAGACAGGTTGTATGATGCAAAGCTGTTTGCCAATTACCTGAACACTGATAATGATGTGTTGAGACAATTGGCTCCTGATGTTGTTTTTGCCCCGGAAAATTTTGGAACCGGTACGGATAATATGGTTGGATTTGATGCCATTAAAGGAAAAAATTTCCGTTACCTCGCTAATACTATTTTAAATGCAGGCTTTTTGCAAATGGATAATGAATTGTCAAAATCAATTCGCATTGTGTGGGGCTTGCGTGTAGAAAGTTATGATCAATTAGTGGGTAGTGTAAAAGCTTATGATCCACGACATACACATACTCTTGTCACCGATTTTCTACCTGGCGTCAATGCAACTTTCAAACTGAATCCAAAAACGAATTTGCGTATTTCAGGTTCACAAACTGTGATACGTCCTGAGTTGCGTGAATTATCTTATCTGAATCTATACGACTTTGAATTAAATGCTTCTGTACAGGGCAATCCTTCACTGGAAAGAACAAAAGTTACAAATGCTGACATAAGATATGAGCTGTATCCAAGGGCGGGGGAAATGTTAACGGCCGGTGTCTTTTATAAACATTTTAATAAGCCTATTGAACAAATATTTAATGAAGGAAGCGGCGGCGCCAGCACTTTCAATTATCAAAATCCAGAGCAAGCAACTTCTTACGGGGCAGAAATAGAGTTTCGTAGAAAGCTTGATTTTGCACAAGTACTGAAAAATTTCACTTTTAACGCTAATGCTTCTTATATCTATAGCCGCATCCAGGATGCACGGTTTAATGTTGACAGGACTTTGCAGGGCCAGTCTCCTTATATGGTGAATGTTGGACTGATGTATGATCTGGAAAAACTGGGATTGAATTCAACACTTCTTTTTAACAGGATTGGTGAAAGAATTTACCTGGTTGGTGACCTGTCATCAGGCGCAGGTTCACCGGATATTTATGAAGCACCGCGTTCACTGCTCGATTTCCAGATCTCAAAAAAATTCATGAAGAATAAAGCTGAACTGCGGTTGAATATTTCAGATATACTGAATACAACACAGTATTTCTATCAGAATGCAGGGGGTAAAACAAGTTTTCAAAAAGATGAAGATGCTTATCGCTTTACCCGAAAATCCGGAACCACATTCGGCTTGATCTTTAATTACACATTATTATAAACGCTTTAAAATAAAAATAGAAATGAAAAAGAACATTCTTTACCTGGCAGGAATTGCAGCACTCATCAGTACAAGTTGCCGCAAAATAGAAATGGACGGAGAAAAGGAAATCATTATTGTAAATGGTGGTGGCAGCGGGTCTACCGGTCAAACTATTACACTGGAAGGCCGCATTAATGCAGACACACTATTAAAAAAACAAAATGTTTATATCCTGAAAGGACTTGTGTATATGGTAGGCAATCATACCATGACGGTTGAGCCGGGTACGACCGTGAAAGGATCTTTCAACGGTGCAGATGTAGCAGCGTTAATTATTGCACGTGGTTCAAAACTCATAGCGGCGGGTACAGCAACTGAGCCGATCATTTTTACATCAGCAGCGCCAAATCCACAATCGGGTGATTGGGGAGGGATCGTACTTTGTGGTAAAGCGCCTATCAATACAAGTTATAACGGTACAGCCGGACTCTACCAGGTAGAAGGCGGTGTTGATAATGCAAATGGTGATGGATTGGCTGGCTCTGGTGATGCTGTTGCACCGGCGCCTGTTAGTAATGATAACTCAGGAACCTTGCAATATGTACGTATTGAATATGCAGGCTATGCTTATCAACCTGATAAAGAAGTGAACAGTTTAACAATGGCGGCTGTAGGAAGCGGTACAACGATCGACCATGTGCAGGTGGTATATGCGAAAGATGATGCATACGAATGGTTCGGTGGTACTGTAAATTGTAAATACCTGATCGCTTTAAAAACACAGGACGATGATTTTGATACAGACAATGGCTTTAGCGGAAAAATTCAATTTGGTTTGATCCTCCGTGATTCAGTGATCGCAGATATTTCAAATTCTGAAGCATTTGAAAGTGATAATAATGCGAGTGGCACTACTGCTGCTCCCAAAACAACTGCCATATTCAGCAATATAACGGCTATCGGGCCAAAGGCTACTTTAAATAATATTGGCAGCTCATTATTCCGGGGTGCTACACATATCAGGAGGAATACAGGCATTTCAATTTTCAATTCTATTATTATGGGCTGGCCAAGAGGTATTGAAATAGATGCGACTACCGGTACATCAACTGCATTAAATATTGAAGACAGCACGATTCGCCTGAGAAATATAACATTGGCAGGAAATACAGTTAACACAAGATTTTCTGGAACAGCCGGTATTACTATTACCAATGATGCTGCATTTACAAGCTGGTTTACCAACTCTTATTATAATAACGATCTCCTCACCAATACATCGGATGCAAAATTGATTCAGCCGTTTAATTATACTGCACCTGACCCAACACCATTTGCAGGTGCTAATGGGAACCAAAAGATACTTACCGGCGGTTCATTTACAGATCCAAAGTTTACCGGTGATACTTTCTTTGATCAGACTGCTACTTTCCGCGGCGCTGTTGCGCCTGCAGGTATACTGGCTACCTGGTGGAAAGGATGGACGAAGTTTAACTATGAATAAAGATCACAACCTTTGACCATTTCAGCCGGGATATATTTATCCCGGCTTTTTTGTGTCTCTTTTTTTGATTATTAATATAACTGTAACCCTGGAGTAAGAATGAATTAACAAGAGTGAAGCATTTTGCATCCAGTTCTTACAGCTTTCACTTTACCGTCTACATTATTGGGTTAATGTAATTTTTAGGAATTACTTTCAAAGCAAGCCGTGGCAATTCTCAGCCGCGGTTTTTTTATCCCTATACAAATTGTTTCAGTAAATAAAGGTTTGCTGAAAATGTCGATAGAAGTAAAAAGGGTTAAAAAAACAAAAAAGTTAAGCAGCCAATTCTGCTTAACTTTTAATATCATTTCTAATAACTATAGGTTATTGAGCAATTACAGGCTCAGCTATATTTTCTTGTGCAGATGCAGCCTCTTTGTTTTTTAATTTTTCACTCTTAGCCGTTGCTTTTATTATATCATCTGCAAACATGCGGCTGACCTTTTTAAGTTTTGATTTAAATCTTTTCTCTTTGAAGTTATTTCTATACTCTTCCATAACTCCGGAAAGCTTTGCAAAAACTATTTGACGTGTTTCCTTTTTCTTTTGTTTATCTACTTTTCCCATGATTTTATATTTTTTATTAATTCGAATTTAAAATTAAATTAATATTGGCAATGTTAAGTTTTTTCTGAAAGCCACTCAAACTATCAGTAATACTCTGAAAATCAATTGAATATAATTTTTCTGTAAATGGAGCCCACGTAAAAACCCATTGATATCTGTGCTGCTGTTGCACATGGGCTGGTATTTTAGTTTGCCAGTGCTTAAGGCAAATGCTGTAATTTAATCATGATGAGTTTTTGGATTCCGGGGTAGTCGACTTTCTAATTTTGGTTTTGACTTATTGCTTTATAAAAGGCATCCTGGATCTTCCCCCTGATCAGCATTTGTGAAATTTTATTATTGGCCCTTGTCGGATTTACACGATTACTCAGAAAAACATAAACAAGATTTACTTTTGGATCTACCCACACACAAGTTCCTGTAAAACCGGTATGACCAAATGTTTCCAGTGATGCCAATGCAGATGGATAAGGATCTTTTCTTGTAGCATTATCCTTCTCTGGTTTATCAAAACCAAAACCACGCCGGCTGTTTTCACTATGATAAGCTGTAAAATATTTTATGGTTTCCGGATTTAATAATCGTGTCCCATTGATCTCACCACCATTTAGTAGCATTTGATAAAGCATAGCAAGATCATATGCTGATGAAAATAACCCTGCATGGCCGGCTACACCGCCAAACATACTGGCGCCTTCATCATGTACATATCCCTGTATCAGTTGTTGCCTGAAATGTTTTTCCAGTTCTGTTGGAACAACTCTGTTCACAGCAAAACGGGTAAGTGGTTTAAATCCAGTTGTGTTTAATCCGAGTTTACTGTAAAAAGTTTTGCTTACATATTCGTCTAATGTCATGCCGCTAAGTTGTTCAACAATTTTTCCCAGGAAAATAAAATCGTTATCACTGTAAACATATTTTCCATTCGGGCCTAAAGGACTTTTTAAAATGCGGCTGAATATTGTATCGCTCCAGTCCTTGCGCAGGTAAAGATTTTTTGCAACCGGGATCGAAAATTGGGATGATGCAGTCGAAGAATAAATTGCCGGATTAGGAATACCTGTTGTTGTGTCAATTGTTTCTCTGTAAAACGGAATGAATGGTACAAGTCCTGCCTGGTGTAACAGTATTTCCTCTAGTTGTAAATTTTCTTTATCGGTTCCCTTCACCCAGGGCAGGTAATCACCTAATTTCTTTTTTAAATCGAGTTTACCCTGCTCATACAATTTCATTACAGAAATAGTAGTGGCGGAAACTTTTGTAACTGAGGCAAGGTCATAAATATTTTCCAGCGAAACCGGCGAACCATTTTCAAACTGTGTATTGCCAAATGCTTTATCATAAATGATCTCGCCATCTTTTATTGCCAATACTACACAACCCGGAAAAGCTTTTTGTGCAATAGCATCGTTCACGATCGAATCAACAGTATAAAACTTATCAGGAGTTGTTGCTGTCGATTTTTTTTCGGGCCCAGGTATATCAATTCCAAAACCAGCAGCAAAACTGCAAACTCTTACTGGTAATTTACCGGTAGCACCTGTTCTTCCTTCAACAAGATCAGCGGCGGCTTCCTGCGAAATATTATCATCCTGGTGAGCAGCAACTAAAGTGTAAGCATCACAATAATTTTGTGTTGCGAGTACGTTTCCAAAAACAACTGTAACTGTTTTTATGAGATTCAATTTGCGCCAAAGAGCAAAAGAGGCTTTTGTGATCCCATAATTGTTTGCAGGCCGGTTGCTGAAATCATGAATGCCCACTACTACAGCATCATATTTATTTTTTTCTATAGTTTCAAACATCTCCTCTGCTTTATCATCACCGTCCTTCCAGGAATAAAGAAATACATCTGCATTCAGATCGTCTTTCATTCGTTGACCAAAAGGATTGAGTTGTGCAGCTCCGATTCCCACATAAGCAACCTTCATATTGGAATGCAACGG
This window contains:
- a CDS encoding DUF47 domain-containing protein, with the translated sequence MALNSILSIFMPKNKIFYDLFEKVAANVSIMSDKLRDLVAESDGDKKIAILSQIEDLEHENDNLTHNIFTELGRNFITPFDREDIHYLATSLDDIADYIYASAKKMNFYKVNTNDMGIQKLAEVIQISAAEVRKAVIELRGMKNMKAVTESLVKINSLENQADDLFDMSIERLFETEPDAKEVIKKREIYQVMEIATDKCEDAANVIESIIIKYA
- a CDS encoding porin, with protein sequence MKLILRGFIISVICLQSMSSSGQRYLTDIDSSFFIKDTVRPLIRRFENIIIAGYMQPQFQVAESEGAPSFAGGAFSPYSKSRFMLRRARLRVDYLLKSKENFPKALFVFQIDATERGVIVRDMYIRLFETKKNNFSVTTGLFARPFGYEVNLSSSVRETPERGRMSQILMPSERDLGVMISFEPLDKKHKLKHVKLDGGFFNGQGVAGTTDFDNYKDFISRLYIKPYIIKRTELSGGISFLRGGWQNGTKYVYHSGTAVNGDKIFVIDSSSSNLGKSAPRHYYGGDMQFKIHNKWGDTEFRAEHWFGTQPGTSTSTANPGTLPNNNGVPLPTYVRHFNGSFFYFLQNIVNAKHQLLFKYDWYDPNIKVSGEEIGKPGTNLTAADIKFSTFGFGYAHYFSTQIKVILYYDIVNNEITQLAGYTTDLEDNIFTCRLQFRF
- a CDS encoding TonB-dependent receptor codes for the protein MLRRCFPLLMSFLLVSFLSVSQTVKLSGKVFGEKNNPISGVSIKIVGTNTGVSTNVDGRFSISIIVGKKYELEFSSVEYETKIIEVEAQNGQVDELNVVLTVKTKSEEGVVVSTKAISARKETVNAAITFQKNTNTVASVVSAETIRRSPDRNAGDVVKRTAGASIQEGKFIIVRGLADRYNQAMLNGILLSSTEPDRKTFSFDLIPAQMIDHIIINKAFVPEYPGEWAGGLIQVNTKDIPSKSFLNVQIGTGFNTQTTGKDFYKDKGGKWDWLGIEDGTRALPSSYTTKSNFDTTSAAGKTAIGKQMRNAWSPTQATAPLNFSFQVAGGFTTKLFKKPFGGTIGIIYSKTNRYLKLVNRSNSLSGNVFSVNYNIADDRYQQDVSAGALASLTYQFNSKNKISLKSIINVNTPNAVTKRQGIEYTRDEDVKGTELSFKENIFFTSQLTGEHILAQPLKFKWYGAFNILDGYIPDQRRIVYSKSTNTQNPYRLILSNTLSQQSGSRIYQNLSDYIYTAGGDLTYAINKKHTVKGGYMLQIKDRLYDAKLFANYLNTDNDVLRQLAPDVVFAPENFGTGTDNMVGFDAIKGKNFRYLANTILNAGFLQMDNELSKSIRIVWGLRVESYDQLVGSVKAYDPRHTHTLVTDFLPGVNATFKLNPKTNLRISGSQTVIRPELRELSYLNLYDFELNASVQGNPSLERTKVTNADIRYELYPRAGEMLTAGVFYKHFNKPIEQIFNEGSGGASTFNYQNPEQATSYGAEIEFRRKLDFAQVLKNFTFNANASYIYSRIQDARFNVDRTLQGQSPYMVNVGLMYDLEKLGLNSTLLFNRIGERIYLVGDLSSGAGSPDIYEAPRSLLDFQISKKFMKNKAELRLNISDILNTTQYFYQNAGGKTSFQKDEDAYRFTRKSGTTFGLIFNYTLL
- a CDS encoding serine hydrolase — its product is MKKISVSALIMICFACNLFSQYNSKLSADKWVDSVFNSLNNDEKIAQLMVVRAHSNLGADHVAKVVSDITKYNIGALCFFQGGPVRQANLTNYYQSIAKTPLMMTIDGEWGLGMRLDSVIKFPYQLTLGAMSNEALVYEMGKAVGEQHKRLGVHVNYAPVMDVNNNPNNPVIGYRSFGEDKYKVAKLGIAYMKGMQDAGIMACAKHFPGHGDTEVDSHADLPVINKSREQLDSLELYPFKEIFNAGVGSVMVAHLSIPSIDNTKNVATSISKNNVTGLLRNELKFAGLTFTDALEMKGVAKYFPGGTIAVEAVIAGNDMLCLPEDVGMAITEIKKAITEKRLTWEDIYVKTKRVLLAKYNLGMNKEQKVILNNLTDDLNSKTNAIRYKIAKETMTVLSQAGTKASGTDYAEIPLHSNMKVAYVGIGAAQLNPFGQRMKDDLNADVFLYSWKDGDDKAEEMFETIEKNKYDAVVVGIHDFSNRPANNYGITKASFALWRKLNLIKTVTVVFGNVLATQNYCDAYTLVAAHQDDNISQEAAADLVEGRTGATGKLPVRVCSFAAGFGIDIPGPEKKSTATTPDKFYTVDSIVNDAIAQKAFPGCVVLAIKDGEIIYDKAFGNTQFENGSPVSLENIYDLASVTKVSATTISVMKLYEQGKLDLKKKLGDYLPWVKGTDKENLQLEEILLHQAGLVPFIPFYRETIDTTTGIPNPAIYSSTASSQFSIPVAKNLYLRKDWSDTIFSRILKSPLGPNGKYVYSDNDFIFLGKIVEQLSGMTLDEYVSKTFYSKLGLNTTGFKPLTRFAVNRVVPTELEKHFRQQLIQGYVHDEGASMFGGVAGHAGLFSSAYDLAMLYQMLLNGGEINGTRLLNPETIKYFTAYHSENSRRGFGFDKPEKDNATRKDPYPSALASLETFGHTGFTGTCVWVDPKVNLVYVFLSNRVNPTRANNKISQMLIRGKIQDAFYKAISQNQN